In Chlamydia sp., the following are encoded in one genomic region:
- a CDS encoding ferredoxin, whose amino-acid sequence MKKKEQALCFSCPHCCDGNVAFSVIDLENVLTCDCCDASFVFEAGMCDAIRKFSALCLRIYEARSILGEAAVSVSVQGQSVEVPFQLLFSRFPVFLNLDLAGRPIHIRFIFDSLRGEVLYHKG is encoded by the coding sequence AAAGGAACAGGCTTTATGCTTTTCTTGTCCACATTGTTGTGACGGAAATGTAGCTTTCTCTGTAATCGATTTAGAAAATGTCCTTACTTGCGATTGCTGCGATGCTTCTTTCGTTTTTGAGGCTGGGATGTGTGATGCGATCAGAAAGTTTTCTGCTCTTTGTTTAAGGATTTATGAAGCTAGATCCATTTTAGGGGAGGCTGCAGTCTCTGTCTCCGTGCAAGGTCAGAGCGTCGAGGTACCTTTTCAGTTACTATTCTCTCGATTTCCTGTTTTTTTGAATTTGGATTTGGCCGGCCGGCCTATTCATATTCGATTCATTTTTGATTCCCTTCGAGGAGAAGTTTTATATCATAAAGGGTAG